A genome region from Tenebrio molitor chromosome 4, icTenMoli1.1, whole genome shotgun sequence includes the following:
- the LOC138128081 gene encoding carboxylic ester hydrolase-like, whose product MLDNLLLFVVIVLQVNFLIADPLVQLPNGLIQGREDTTFANKSYFAFEKIPYASPPVGALRFKAPQPAQDWEGTLDATVLDVSCFQAQPGIFDSEDCLFVNVFTPELPVDGNNVSLAVMLYIHGGAFSVGSSMDVPPDLYISNDVVLVTVNYRLGPFGFLSTQDDVIPGNNGLKDQLLAIQWTHDNIHLFGGNPDQITIFGQSAGSGSCAYHLLNQNSEGLFRGVILQSGSFLSSGMFQRNPRSIAFGTAALLNSTFESSNDSESLLQFLQSVDTEELITAANTYNNFVTPPYGMDVSQGLVWAPVIEPKNPDAFLTKKMFGLLQAGNVLAVPTLMGFNSEENLAFNQDRDTFKFFAETWDGDLNLIVPNDMQIVDEDDHAEMGRLIREIYTGGEPFADNLGAAIRYSSDTSFTRSIIKHAEIFSKYAKTYFYQFSYDGGNINVDYDGAESVGHGAELPYLFCFGWDCNEFIYPEDYITTRNRLIKLWTDFAKYQNPTPEPSEILQNITWPVLSTDQGDFLYLDINKDLQIKNHPKEDTYSKWTDLYDSLGYSDFDTY is encoded by the exons ATGTTGGACAACTTGTTGCtttttgttgtaattgtgctccaagttaattttttg ATCGCCGACCCACTGGTACAACTACCTAATGGCCTGATACAAGGACGTGAAGATACAACATTTGCAAACAAGTCGTACTttgcttttgaaaaaattccgtACGCATCTCCACCCGTCGGTGCTTTGAGATTTAAG GCACCTCAACCGGCTCAAGACTGGGAAGGTACTCTCGACGCTACAGTGTTAGATGTCAGCTGTTTCCAGGCGCAACCAGGTATATTCGATTCTGAAGACTGTCTCTTTGTCAATGTCTTTACCCCAGAG CTGCCCGTTGATGGAAACAATGTGTCTTTAGCTGTCATGTTATATATACATGGTGGAGCTTTTAGTGTAGGCTCCAGCATGGACGTACCACCTGATCTCTACATCAGCAACGATGTAGTCCTGGTCACAGTCAACTATCGATTGGGACCTTTCG GATTTCTATCTACCCAAGATGACGTAATTCCTGGTAACAATGGTCTGAAGGACCAGCTACTCGCAATTCAGTGGACCCATGACAACATTCATTTGTTTGGTGGCAATCCTGACCAGATAACTATTTTTGGACAAAGTGCAGGCTCAGGGTCTTGCGCTTACCATCTACTCAACCAAAATTCAGAAG GACTCTTCCGAGGTGTCATTCTACAAAGCGGTTCTTTTTTGTCTTCGGGGATGTTTCAGCGAAATCCAAGAAGCATCGCCTTTGGAACTGCAGCGCTTTTGAACTCTACTTTTGAGAGTAGTAATGATTCTGAATCTTTACTCCAGTTTTTGCAGAGTGTTGATACTGAAGAGCTAATTACGGCTGCAAACACATACAATAATTTC GTGACTCCACCATATGGTATGGATGTTTCACAAGGGCTCGTGTGGGCGCCTGTTATTGAGCCGAAGAACCCAGACGCATTTCTCACCAAGAAAATGTTTGGTTTGCTCCAAGCTGGTAATGTATTGGCAGTACCTACACTGATGGGCTTCAACTCTGAAGAGAATTTAGCCTTCAATCAAG ATCGAGATACATTTAAATTCTTTGCGGAAACTTGGGATGGAGATCTAAATTTGATAGTACCAAATGATATGCAAATTGTTGATGAAGACGATCATGCCGAAATGGGACGTCTAATTAGAGAAATTTACACAGGAGGTGAACCGTTTGCTGATAATTTAGGAGCTGCCATTAGA TACTCCAGTGATACCTCATTCACGAGATCCATAATCAAGCACGCCGAAATCTTTTCGAAATATGCCAAAACGTATTTCTACCAGTTCTCTTACGATGGAGGAAATATCAACGTCGATTATGATGGTGCTGAAAGTGTCGGCCATGGTGCGGAACTCCCGTACTTATTTTGTTTTGGATGGGATTgcaatgaatttatttatccAGAAGATTATATAACTACTAGGAATCGTCTCATAAAACTTTGGAcggattttgcaaaatatca GAACCCCACGCCGGAACCTTCAGAGATTTTGCAGAATATTACCTGGCCCGTACTTTCCACAGATCAAGGCGATTTTCTTTATCTCGACATCAACAAAGacttacaaattaaaaatcatccaaaagAAGATACTTACAGCAAATGGACCGATCTTTATGACAGTTTGGGCTACAGTGATTTTGATActtattaa